The following proteins are encoded in a genomic region of Ananas comosus cultivar F153 linkage group 25, ASM154086v1, whole genome shotgun sequence:
- the LOC109728929 gene encoding myb-related protein Zm38-like, giving the protein MGRSPCCEKAHTNKGAWTKEEDERLIAHIREHGEGCWRALPKAAGLLRCGKSCRLRWINYLRPDLKRGNFSLDEDDLIIKLHSLLGNKWSLIAARLPGRTDNEIKNYWNTHIRRKLLSRGIDPVTHRPLSERGSSPSNAAATAFETAKQEGTPDDDHAAVDAAESMSLSQQQQQQQQQRPKCPDLNLELCISPPLQEEEEAALVKPPVVKREGGGLFCFKCCGLGVKKEMMECNCNNSFLTLGMQLLDYRSLQMK; this is encoded by the exons atggGTAGGTCGCCGTGCTGCGAAAAGGCACACACGAACAAGGGGGCGTGGACGAAAGAGGAGGACGAGCGGCTGATCGCGCACATACGGGAGCACGGGGAGGGGTGCTGGCGGGCGCTGCCGAAGGCGGCGGGGCTGCTGCGGTGCGGCAAGAGCTGCCGGCTCCGCTGGATCAACTACCTCCGCCCCGACCTCAAGCGCGGCAACTTCTCCCTCGACGAGGACGACCTCATCATCAAACTCCACAGCCTCCTCGGCAACAA ATGGTCTCTGATCGCCGCGAGGCTACCGGGGCGAACGGACAACGAGATCAAGAACTACTGGAACACGCACATAAGGAGGAAGCTGCTGAGCCGAGGCATAGACCCCGTCACCCACCGGCCCCTCAGCGAGAGGGGCAGCAGCCCCTCCAACGCAGCAGCAACCGCTTTCGAAACCGCAAAACAGGAGGGGACGCCCGACGACGACCACGCCGCCGTCGACGCCGCAGAGTCGATGTCTTTatcgcagcagcagcagcagcagcagcagcagaggcCCAAGTGCCCGGACCTCAACCTGGAGCTGTGCATAAGCCCGCCCCtccaagaagaagaggaggcggCGTTGGTGAAGCCCCCCGTGGtgaagagagaggggggagggctCTTCTGTTTCAAGTGTTGTGGCCTCGGCGTGAAGAAGGAGATGATGGAGTGCAACTGCAATAATAGCTTTCTCACCCTTGGTATGCAATTACTGGATTATAGAAGCCTCCAAATGAAATAA